A DNA window from Streptococcus parapneumoniae contains the following coding sequences:
- the tsf gene encoding translation elongation factor Ts encodes MAEITAKLVKELREKSGAGVMDAKKALVEVEGDIEKAIELLREKGMAKAAKKADRVAAEGLTGVYVDGNIAAVVEVNAETDFVAKNAQFVELVNATAKAIVEGKPANNEEALALTMPSGETLEAAYVSATATIGEKISFRRFALIEKTDAQHFGAYQHNGGRIGVISVIEGGDEALAKQLSMHIAAMKPTVLSYKELDEQFVKDELAQLNHVIDQDNESRAMVNKPALPHLKYGSKAQLTDDVIAQAEADIKAELAAEGKPEKIWDKIIPGKMDRFMLDNTKVDQAYTLLAQVYIMDDSKTVEAYLESVNASVVEFARFEVGEGIEKAANDFEAEVAATMAAALNN; translated from the coding sequence ATGGCAGAAATTACAGCTAAACTTGTTAAAGAGTTGCGTGAAAAATCTGGTGCTGGTGTTATGGACGCTAAAAAAGCATTGGTTGAAGTGGAAGGCGATATTGAAAAAGCGATTGAATTGCTTCGCGAAAAAGGTATGGCAAAAGCAGCTAAGAAAGCTGACCGTGTTGCTGCAGAAGGTTTGACTGGTGTTTATGTTGACGGTAACATTGCAGCAGTTGTTGAAGTAAATGCTGAAACTGACTTCGTTGCGAAAAACGCTCAATTTGTTGAGTTGGTAAACGCAACAGCTAAAGCAATCGTTGAAGGAAAACCAGCTAATAATGAGGAAGCACTTGCTTTGACTATGCCTTCAGGTGAAACTCTTGAAGCTGCATACGTATCTGCAACAGCGACTATCGGAGAAAAAATCTCATTCCGTCGCTTTGCTTTGATTGAAAAAACAGATGCACAACACTTCGGAGCATACCAACACAACGGTGGACGTATCGGTGTTATCTCTGTAATCGAAGGTGGAGACGAAGCACTTGCTAAACAATTGTCAATGCACATCGCAGCGATGAAACCAACAGTTCTTTCTTACAAAGAATTAGATGAACAATTCGTTAAAGATGAGTTGGCACAATTGAACCACGTTATCGACCAAGATAACGAAAGCCGTGCAATGGTTAACAAACCAGCTCTTCCACACTTGAAATATGGATCAAAAGCACAATTGACTGATGATGTTATTGCTCAAGCTGAAGCTGACATCAAAGCTGAATTGGCTGCAGAAGGCAAACCAGAAAAAATCTGGGACAAAATCATCCCAGGTAAAATGGATCGCTTCATGCTTGACAATACTAAAGTTGACCAAGCTTACACACTTCTTGCACAAGTTTACATCATGGATGACAGCAAGACAGTTGAAGCATATCTTGAATCAGTTAACGCTTCAGTAGTTGAGTTCGCTCGCTTTGAAGTTGGTGAAGGTATTGAGAAAGCTGCAAACGACTTTGAAGCTGAAGTTGCAGCTACAATGGCAGCAGCCTTGAATAACTAA
- the rpsB gene encoding 30S ribosomal protein S2: MAVISMKQLLEAGVHFGHQTRRWNPKMAKYIFTERNGIHVIDLQQTVKYADQAYDFMRDAAANDAVVLFVGTKKQAADAVAEEAVRSGQYFINHRWLGGTLTNWGTIQKRIARLKEIKRMEEDGTFEVLPKKEVALLNKQRARLEKFLGGIEDMPRIPDVMYVVDPHKEQIAVKEAKKLGIPVVAMVDTNTDPDDIDVIIPANDDAIRAVKLITAKLADAIIEGRQGEDAVAVEAEFAASETQADSIEEIVEVVEGDNA; this comes from the coding sequence ATGGCAGTAATTTCAATGAAACAACTTCTTGAGGCTGGTGTACACTTTGGTCACCAAACTCGTCGCTGGAACCCTAAGATGGCTAAATACATCTTTACAGAGCGTAATGGAATCCACGTTATCGACTTGCAACAAACTGTAAAATACGCTGACCAAGCATACGACTTCATGCGTGATGCAGCAGCTAACGATGCAGTTGTATTGTTCGTTGGTACTAAGAAACAAGCAGCTGATGCAGTTGCTGAAGAAGCCGTACGTTCAGGTCAATACTTCATCAACCACCGTTGGTTGGGTGGAACTCTTACAAACTGGGGAACAATCCAAAAACGTATCGCTCGTTTGAAAGAAATCAAACGTATGGAAGAAGATGGAACTTTCGAAGTTCTTCCTAAGAAAGAAGTTGCACTTCTTAACAAACAACGTGCGCGTCTTGAAAAATTCTTAGGTGGTATCGAAGATATGCCTCGTATTCCAGATGTGATGTACGTAGTTGACCCACATAAAGAGCAAATCGCTGTTAAAGAAGCTAAAAAATTGGGAATTCCAGTTGTAGCGATGGTCGACACAAATACTGATCCAGATGATATCGATGTAATCATCCCAGCTAACGATGACGCTATCCGCGCTGTTAAATTGATTACAGCTAAATTGGCTGATGCTATCATCGAAGGACGTCAAGGTGAGGATGCAGTAGCAGTTGAAGCAGAATTTGCAGCTTCAGAAACTCAAGCAGATTCAATTGAAGAAATCGTTGAAGTTGTAGAAGGCGACAACGCTTAA
- the pcsB gene encoding peptidoglycan hydrolase PcsB, whose translation MKKKILASLLLSTVMVSQAAVLTTAHAETTDDKIAAQDNKISNLTAQQEEAQKQVDQIQEQVSAIQAEQSNLQSENDRLQAESKKLEGEITELSKNIVSRNQSLEKQARSAQTNGAATSYINTIVNSKSITEAISRVAAMSEIVSANNKMLEQQKADKKAISEKQVANNDAINTVIANQQKLADDAQALTTKQAELKAAELSLAAEKATAEGEKASLLEQKAAAEAEARAAAAAEAAYKEKQASQQQSVLASGNTNLTAQVQAVSESAVAPVQAKVRPTYNTDASTYPIGECTWGVKTLAPWAGDYWGNGAQWATSAAAAGFRTGSTPQVGAIACWNDGGYGHVAVVTAVESTTRIQVSESNYAGNRTLGNHRGWFNPTTTSEGFVTYIYAD comes from the coding sequence ATGAAGAAAAAAATCTTAGCCTCGCTTTTATTAAGTACAGTAATGGTTTCCCAGGCAGCAGTATTGACGACTGCCCATGCAGAAACGACTGATGACAAAATTGCTGCTCAAGATAATAAAATTAGTAACTTAACAGCACAACAAGAAGAAGCACAAAAACAAGTTGATCAAATTCAGGAGCAAGTATCTGCTATTCAAGCAGAGCAATCTAACTTGCAATCTGAAAATGATAGATTACAAGCAGAATCTAAGAAACTCGAGGGTGAGATTACAGAACTTTCTAAAAACATTGTTTCTCGTAACCAATCTTTGGAAAAACAAGCTCGTAGTGCTCAAACAAATGGAGCCGCAACTAGCTACATCAATACAATCGTAAACTCAAAATCAATTACAGAAGCTATTTCACGTGTTGCTGCAATGAGTGAAATCGTATCTGCGAATAACAAAATGTTAGAACAACAAAAGGCAGATAAAAAAGCTATTTCTGAAAAACAAGTAGCAAATAATGATGCTATCAATACTGTAATTGCTAATCAACAAAAATTAGCTGATGATGCTCAAGCATTGACTACGAAACAGGCAGAACTAAAAGCTGCTGAATTGAGTCTTGCTGCTGAGAAAGCGACAGCTGAAGGGGAAAAGGCAAGTCTATTAGAACAAAAAGCAGCAGCTGAGGCAGAGGCTCGTGCAGCTGCGGCAGCAGAAGCAGCTTATAAAGAAAAACAAGCTAGCCAACAACAATCAGTACTTGCTTCAGGTAATACAAACCTAACAGCACAGGTACAAGCAGTATCTGAATCTGCAGTAGCACCTGTTCAGGCTAAAGTACGTCCAACATATAATACAGATGCCTCAACTTATCCAATTGGTGAATGTACCTGGGGAGTAAAAACATTGGCACCTTGGGCTGGAGACTACTGGGGTAATGGAGCACAGTGGGCTACAAGTGCAGCTGCAGCAGGATTCCGTACAGGATCGACACCTCAAGTTGGAGCAATTGCATGTTGGAACGATGGTGGATATGGACACGTAGCGGTTGTTACAGCTGTTGAATCAACAACACGTATCCAAGTATCAGAATCAAACTATGCAGGTAATCGCACACTTGGAAACCACCGTGGATGGTTTAATCCAACAACGACTTCTGAAGGTTTTGTGACATATATTTATGCAGACTAA
- the mreD gene encoding rod shape-determining protein MreD — MRQLKRVGVFLLLPFLVLIDAHISQLLGSFFPHVHLASHFLFLFLLFETIEVSEYLYLVYCFVIGLVYDVYFFHLIGIATLLFILLGAFLHKLNSVILLNRWTRMLAMIVLTFLFEMGSYLLAFMVGLTVDNMSIFIVYSLVPTMILNFLWITVFQFIFEKYYL; from the coding sequence ATGAGACAGTTAAAGCGGGTAGGAGTGTTTTTATTGCTACCTTTCTTGGTTCTAATTGACGCTCATATTAGCCAGCTTCTGGGCTCATTTTTCCCCCATGTACATTTGGCTAGTCATTTTCTTTTTCTATTTCTCTTATTTGAGACGATAGAAGTATCAGAGTATCTCTACCTAGTCTATTGTTTTGTGATAGGCTTGGTTTACGATGTTTACTTTTTCCATCTAATAGGGATTGCAACTCTCTTATTTATCTTATTGGGAGCCTTTCTTCATAAATTGAATAGTGTTATTTTGTTGAATCGTTGGACACGAATGCTAGCCATGATTGTCCTGACATTCCTGTTTGAAATGGGTAGTTATCTTTTGGCTTTTATGGTAGGGCTGACAGTGGATAACATGTCGATTTTTATAGTCTATAGCTTGGTACCGACGATGATTTTAAATTTTTTATGGATTACTGTTTTTCAATTTATTTTTGAAAAATATTATCTATAA
- the mreC gene encoding rod shape-determining protein MreC, with product MNRFKKSKYVIIVFVTVLLVSALLATTYSSTIVTKLGDGISLVDRVVQKPFRWFDSVKSDLAHLTRTYNENESLKKQIYQLEVKSNEAESLKTENEQLRQLLDMKSKLQATKTLAADVIMRSPVSWKQELTLDVGKSKGASENMLAIANGGLIGSVSKVEENSTMVNLLTNTENADKISVKIQHGTTTIYGIIVGYDKENEVLKISQLNSNSDISTGDKVTTGGLGNFNVADIPVGEVVATTHSTDYLTREVTVKLSADTHNVDVIELVGNS from the coding sequence ATGAACCGTTTTAAAAAATCAAAATATGTCATTATTGTTTTTGTCACTGTTCTGCTTGTCTCAGCTCTCTTAGCGACGACTTATTCAAGTACAATTGTGACAAAATTAGGAGATGGGATCTCATTGGTTGATAGGGTTGTACAAAAACCTTTTCGGTGGTTTGATTCTGTCAAATCAGATTTGGCTCATTTGACACGAACATATAATGAAAATGAAAGTTTGAAGAAACAGATTTACCAGTTAGAAGTCAAATCAAATGAGGCGGAAAGTTTAAAGACGGAAAATGAACAACTGCGTCAATTGCTTGATATGAAGTCTAAATTGCAAGCCACAAAGACTTTAGCAGCAGATGTTATTATGCGTTCTCCGGTATCTTGGAAGCAGGAGTTGACCTTAGATGTAGGCAAATCAAAAGGAGCTTCTGAGAACATGTTAGCCATTGCAAATGGTGGTTTGATTGGGAGCGTTTCAAAAGTAGAGGAGAACTCTACTATGGTTAACCTTCTGACAAATACGGAAAATGCTGATAAGATTTCTGTTAAAATTCAACACGGCACTACCACAATTTATGGAATTATTGTTGGCTACGACAAGGAAAATGAAGTTCTTAAAATTAGCCAATTAAATAGCAATAGCGATATTAGTACAGGCGATAAAGTGACAACGGGTGGATTAGGAAACTTTAACGTTGCGGATATTCCTGTTGGTGAAGTGGTTGCCACAACGCATAGTACGGACTATTTGACACGAGAAGTAACTGTTAAGTTGAGTGCAGATACTCATAATGTGGATGTGATAGAATTAGTGGGGAATTCATAA
- a CDS encoding energy-coupling factor transporter transmembrane component T family protein, which translates to MDSMILGRYIPGDSIVHRLDPRSKLLAMMLLILIVFWANNPLTNLILFIATGIFIALSGVSLSFFIQGLKSMFFLIAFTTIFQLFFISNGNVLFEFSFVRITDYALQQAGIIFCRFVLIIFFSTLLTLTTMPLSLASAVEALLAPLKRVKVPVHEIGLMLSMSLRFVPTLMDDTTRIMNAQKARGVDFGEGSIVQKVKAMIPILIPLFATSLKRADSLAIAMEARGYQGGKGRSQYRQLKWTRKDTLTILVIIVLGCCLFFLKS; encoded by the coding sequence ATGGATAGTATGATTTTGGGGCGTTATATCCCAGGGGATTCGATTGTTCACCGATTGGATCCACGTAGCAAATTGCTTGCTATGATGTTACTAATTTTGATCGTTTTTTGGGCTAATAATCCCTTGACGAATCTAATTCTTTTTATAGCGACAGGGATATTTATTGCCTTGTCAGGAGTATCTCTTTCATTTTTTATTCAGGGCTTGAAGTCTATGTTTTTCTTGATTGCCTTCACAACTATTTTTCAACTATTTTTCATTTCTAATGGGAATGTGTTATTTGAGTTTTCGTTTGTGAGAATCACAGATTATGCTTTGCAACAAGCTGGGATTATTTTTTGTCGTTTTGTATTGATTATTTTCTTTTCAACTTTGTTAACCTTAACGACCATGCCCTTAAGTTTGGCATCAGCTGTCGAAGCTTTATTAGCACCTTTAAAGCGTGTGAAAGTTCCAGTTCATGAAATTGGTTTGATGCTGTCCATGAGTCTACGTTTTGTTCCGACCTTAATGGATGATACGACGCGGATTATGAATGCACAGAAAGCGCGTGGAGTGGATTTTGGTGAAGGAAGCATTGTTCAAAAAGTAAAGGCGATGATTCCCATTTTGATTCCTCTTTTTGCGACAAGTTTAAAACGTGCGGATTCCTTGGCTATCGCCATGGAAGCGCGTGGTTATCAGGGTGGAAAAGGTAGAAGTCAATACCGACAACTGAAATGGACTCGAAAGGATACGCTGACTATTCTTGTTATTATCGTACTTGGTTGTTGCTTATTTTTCTTAAAATCTTAG
- a CDS encoding energy-coupling factor transporter ATPase, producing MGIALENVNFIYQEGTPLASAALSDVSLTIEDGSYTALIGHTGSGKSTILQLLNGLLVPSQGSVRVFDTLITSTSKNKDIRQIRKQVGLVFQFAENQIFEETVLKDVAFGPQNFGVSEEDAEKIAREKLALVGIDESLLNRSPFELSGGQMRRVAIAGILAMEPAILVLDEPTAGLDPLGRKELMNLFKKLHQSGMTIVLVTHLMDDVAEYANQVYVMEKGRLVKGGKPSDVFQDVVFMEEVQLGVPKITAFCKRLADRGVSFKRLPIKIEEFKESLNG from the coding sequence ATGGGAATTGCTCTAGAAAATGTGAATTTTATATATCAAGAAGGGACTCCCTTAGCTTCAGCAGCTTTGTCGGATGTTTCTTTGACGATTGAAGATGGTTCTTATACGGCTTTAATTGGGCACACAGGTAGCGGTAAATCAACTATTTTACAACTTTTAAATGGTTTATTGGTGCCAAGTCAAGGGAGTGTGAGGGTTTTTGATACCTTAATCACCTCGACTTCTAAAAATAAAGATATTCGTCAAATTAGAAAACAGGTTGGCTTGGTATTTCAGTTTGCTGAAAATCAGATTTTTGAAGAAACGGTTTTGAAAGACGTTGCTTTTGGACCGCAAAATTTTGGAGTTTCTGAAGAAGATGCGGAGAAGATTGCGCGTGAGAAACTGGCTCTGGTTGGAATTGATGAATCACTTTTAAATCGTAGCCCGTTTGAGCTGTCAGGTGGACAAATGAGACGTGTCGCCATTGCAGGTATACTTGCCATGGAACCAGCCATATTAGTCTTAGATGAGCCCACAGCAGGCCTAGATCCCCTGGGAAGAAAAGAGCTGATGAATTTGTTCAAAAAACTCCACCAGTCAGGGATGACCATTGTCTTGGTAACGCATTTGATGGATGATGTTGCTGAATATGCAAATCAAGTCTATGTGATGGAAAAGGGACGTTTAGTTAAGGGTGGTAAACCAAGTGATGTCTTTCAAGATGTTGTCTTTATGGAAGAAGTGCAGTTGGGAGTACCTAAGATTACGGCTTTCTGTAAACGATTGGCTGATAGAGGCGTGTCATTTAAACGATTACCGATTAAGATAGAGGAGTTCAAGGAGTCGCTAAATGGATAG
- a CDS encoding energy-coupling factor ABC transporter ATP-binding protein — MKSIIDVKNLSFRYKENQEYYDVRDITFHVKRGEWLSIVGHNGSGKSTTVRLIDGLLEAESGEIVIDGQRLTEENVWSIRRQIGMVFQNPDNQFVGATVEDDVAFGLENQGLSRQEMKKRVEEALALVGMLDFKKREPARLSGGQKQRVAIAGVVALRPAILILDEATSMLDPEGRRELIETVKGIRKDYDMTVISITHDLEEVAMSDRVLVMKKGSIESTSSPRDLFSRNDLDQIGLDDPFANQLKNSLSQNGYDLPENYLTESELEDKLWELL, encoded by the coding sequence ATGAAATCAATAATTGATGTAAAAAATCTTTCTTTTCGCTATAAAGAAAATCAGGAATACTATGATGTGAGGGATATTACGTTTCACGTGAAACGTGGAGAATGGCTTTCGATTGTAGGACACAATGGTAGTGGTAAATCAACGACGGTTCGATTAATTGATGGTTTACTGGAAGCAGAATCTGGAGAGATTGTAATTGATGGCCAACGGCTGACTGAGGAGAATGTTTGGAGTATACGTCGTCAAATCGGTATGGTTTTTCAAAATCCAGACAATCAATTTGTTGGAGCGACTGTTGAAGATGATGTTGCCTTTGGTTTGGAAAATCAGGGCCTTTCTCGTCAAGAAATGAAAAAGAGAGTGGAAGAAGCTCTGGCTTTAGTTGGCATGTTGGACTTTAAAAAGAGAGAGCCGGCGCGTCTATCAGGTGGCCAAAAGCAACGTGTGGCCATTGCAGGTGTTGTAGCCCTAAGACCAGCTATTTTAATCCTAGATGAAGCAACGAGTATGTTGGACCCTGAGGGACGTAGAGAACTGATTGAGACAGTAAAAGGAATTCGAAAAGACTATGATATGACGGTCATTTCCATTACACATGATTTGGAAGAAGTTGCCATGAGCGATCGCGTGTTGGTCATGAAAAAAGGATCAATTGAATCAACTAGTAGTCCAAGAGATCTTTTCTCTCGAAATGATTTAGATCAAATTGGATTAGACGATCCTTTTGCCAATCAATTAAAAAATTCTTTGAGCCAGAATGGCTATGATTTACCTGAAAATTATTTGACAGAAAGTGAGCTAGAGGATAAGCTATGGGAATTGCTCTAG
- the pgsA gene encoding CDP-diacylglycerol--glycerol-3-phosphate 3-phosphatidyltransferase yields MKKEQIPNLLTIGRILFIPIFIFILTIGNSIESHMVAAIIFAIASITDYLDGYLARKWNVVSNFGKFADPMADKLLVMSAFIMLIELGMAPAWIVAVIICRELAVTGLRLLLVETGGRVLAAAMPGKIKTFSQMFAIIFLLLHWTLIGQVLLYVALFFTIYSGYDYFKGSAYVFKGTFGSK; encoded by the coding sequence ATGAAAAAAGAACAAATTCCAAATCTCTTAACAATAGGTCGAATTCTCTTTATACCTATTTTTATCTTTATTTTAACGATAGGAAATTCGATAGAAAGTCATATGGTAGCAGCTATTATCTTTGCTATTGCCAGTATCACAGACTACCTAGATGGATATTTAGCTCGTAAATGGAATGTGGTCAGTAATTTTGGTAAATTTGCAGATCCTATGGCGGATAAGTTACTAGTTATGTCGGCTTTTATTATGTTGATTGAGTTAGGGATGGCTCCGGCTTGGATTGTTGCAGTGATTATCTGTCGTGAGTTGGCTGTGACAGGTTTAAGGCTTTTACTGGTTGAAACTGGTGGAAGAGTTTTAGCGGCAGCAATGCCTGGGAAAATTAAAACTTTCAGTCAGATGTTTGCGATTATTTTCTTGCTATTACATTGGACTTTGATTGGTCAAGTTCTACTTTATGTGGCCTTGTTTTTCACTATCTACTCTGGTTATGATTATTTCAAGGGTAGTGCCTATGTATTTAAAGGGACATTTGGTTCGAAATGA
- the rodZ gene encoding cytoskeleton protein RodZ — MRKKTIGEVLRLARINQGLSLDELQKKTDIQLDMLEAMEADDFDQLPSPFYTRSFLRKYAWAVELDDQIVLDAYDSGSMITYEEVDVDEDELTGRRRSSKKKKKKTSFLPLFYFILFALSILIFVTYYVWNYIQTQPEGPSISNYSVVQSTNSISSTSSVPHSSSSSSSSSSSSVESAISVSGEGNHVEIAYKTSKETVKLQLAVSDVTSWVSVSESELDGGVTLSPEKKSTETTVATKSPVTITLGVVKGVTLTVDNQTVDLSKLTAQTGQITVTFTKN, encoded by the coding sequence ATGAGGAAAAAAACAATTGGTGAGGTTTTACGATTAGCTAGAATCAATCAGGGATTGAGTTTAGATGAATTGCAGAAAAAGACAGACATCCAGTTAGATATGTTGGAAGCAATGGAAGCAGACGATTTCGATCAACTTCCAAGTCCTTTTTACACACGCTCTTTCTTGAGAAAATATGCATGGGCTGTTGAGTTAGATGACCAAATTGTTTTGGATGCTTATGATTCTGGGAGTATGATTACTTATGAGGAAGTAGATGTTGATGAAGACGAGTTGACAGGGCGCAGACGTTCAAGTAAGAAAAAGAAGAAAAAAACATCCTTTTTACCTTTATTTTATTTTATCCTTTTTGCCTTATCGATTCTAATTTTTGTGACCTATTATGTTTGGAATTATATTCAAACTCAACCAGAGGGGCCTTCTATTTCTAATTACAGTGTAGTTCAATCAACAAATTCAATAAGTTCAACTAGCTCTGTTCCCCACTCCTCAAGTAGTAGTTCATCTAGCAGTTCTTCTAGTGTAGAATCAGCTATAAGTGTATCAGGTGAAGGAAATCATGTAGAAATCGCTTATAAGACAAGTAAAGAAACAGTTAAATTGCAATTGGCAGTTTCAGATGTTACAAGTTGGGTCAGCGTTTCAGAAAGCGAACTTGATGGCGGTGTAACCTTATCGCCAGAGAAGAAAAGTACGGAAACAACAGTTGCAACTAAAAGTCCTGTAACCATTACCTTAGGTGTTGTAAAAGGTGTTACTTTGACAGTAGATAATCAGACTGTTGATTTATCGAAATTAACAGCTCAGACTGGACAAATCACTGTAACCTTTACTAAAAATTAA
- the yfmH gene encoding EF-P 5-aminopentanol modification-associated protein YfmH produces the protein MTKVVFEEKYYPAVKEMVYRTRLSNGLTVALLPKKEFKEVYGSVTVQFGSVDTLVTEVDGDVKQYPAGIAHFLEHKLFEREDSSDLMSAFTSLGADSNAFTSFTKTNYLFSSTDYLLENLDLLDELVTSAHFTEASILREQDIIQQEREMYQDDPDSCLFFSTLANLYPGTPLATDIVGSEESISQINLTNLQENFTRFYKPVNMSLFLVGNFDVEQVQDYFERKELEDLNVQEVSREKLLLQDVKPTDSMRMEVSSPKLAIGIRGNQEVAEADCYRHHILLKLLFAMMFGWTSDRFQKLYESGKIDASLSFEIEVTSRFHFVMLTMDTKEPVALSHQFRKAVRNFTKDLDITEDHLDIIKREMFGEFFSSMNSLEFIATQYDAFEHGETIFDLPKILQEITLEDVLEAGHHLIDEGDIVDFTIFPS, from the coding sequence ATGACAAAGGTTGTTTTTGAAGAAAAATACTATCCAGCTGTAAAAGAAATGGTTTATCGAACTCGTTTGTCAAATGGATTGACAGTTGCTCTTTTGCCTAAAAAGGAATTTAAAGAGGTTTACGGGAGTGTAACTGTCCAGTTTGGTTCGGTAGATACGCTTGTCACAGAAGTTGACGGAGATGTAAAACAATATCCTGCGGGAATTGCTCATTTTCTTGAACATAAATTATTTGAGAGAGAAGATTCTAGCGATTTGATGTCAGCTTTTACGAGTCTAGGTGCAGATAGCAATGCCTTTACAAGCTTTACAAAAACAAACTATCTTTTTTCATCGACGGATTATCTCTTAGAGAATTTAGATTTACTTGATGAATTGGTAACATCAGCACACTTTACTGAAGCTTCCATTTTGAGAGAGCAGGATATTATCCAGCAAGAACGAGAAATGTACCAAGATGATCCCGATTCGTGTTTATTCTTTTCAACTTTAGCGAATTTATATCCTGGCACACCTTTAGCAACGGATATAGTTGGAAGTGAGGAGTCCATTTCCCAAATCAATCTAACTAATTTGCAAGAAAATTTTACAAGGTTTTACAAACCTGTAAATATGTCTCTGTTTTTAGTTGGTAATTTTGATGTGGAGCAAGTACAGGACTATTTTGAAAGAAAGGAACTGGAAGATCTAAATGTTCAGGAAGTATCAAGAGAAAAGTTGCTTTTACAAGATGTAAAGCCAACAGACAGTATGAGAATGGAAGTATCTTCTCCCAAGCTAGCGATTGGGATTAGAGGTAATCAAGAAGTTGCTGAGGCGGATTGCTATCGACATCATATTTTATTGAAATTATTATTTGCAATGATGTTTGGTTGGACTTCGGATCGTTTTCAAAAGTTATATGAATCAGGTAAAATAGATGCTTCCTTATCTTTTGAAATTGAAGTAACAAGTCGTTTTCATTTCGTTATGTTGACAATGGATACGAAAGAGCCAGTTGCTTTATCTCATCAGTTTAGGAAGGCCGTTCGTAATTTCACAAAGGATTTGGATATTACAGAGGATCATTTAGATATTATCAAAAGAGAGATGTTTGGGGAATTTTTCAGTAGCATGAACTCTCTTGAATTTATTGCAACGCAATATGATGCTTTTGAACATGGTGAGACAATTTTTGATTTACCAAAGATTTTACAGGAAATTACTTTAGAGGATGTCCTTGAAGCAGGACATCACTTAATAGATGAAGGGGATATAGTTGATTTTACAATATTCCCATCGTAG